In Arachis stenosperma cultivar V10309 chromosome 1, arast.V10309.gnm1.PFL2, whole genome shotgun sequence, one DNA window encodes the following:
- the LOC130974007 gene encoding uncharacterized protein LOC130974007, translating to MCTIGTISQDHSKLDSDTVAEAIRPLVETDPSIKVKSIIAEVQSRFNYTISYRKAWLAKQKSVAKVFSGWEESYQALPWWLSVMVQKIPGSVVQIETRPLYNENEEAQGTLLVAVAQDGNQNIVPIAFALVEDRHKSIRAAVNRSGGDWQPPRAWWMFCIRHIGSNFLRAFKVPHLQKLVVNIGYSRTVEEYNINYKRLEERGEAYARWCDAIELRHWVLAFDEGHRWGHMTTNLVECINSVLKGARNPPVSTLVQAIYYRLNELFTRKSAETPERKRAGFTYSAFAQQRIEASMQQAGNIVVHRFDRRNEVFEVRKMTTENVLVVDLARRTCDCGHFQVERIPCHHVIACCANQHLDWQLYVHNVYKMTEVRKVYRFEFTPLGDPQTWPAYEGPTLVANPALRRTSKSRPKLTRYLNEMDSRDMRGPRICRFCGSQGHSRSRCPQRAGPSGAGS from the exons ATGTGCACGATCGGAACAATTTCACAAGATCATTCCAAGTTGGACTCGGATACAGTTGCTGAGGCTATAAGGCCATTGGTCGAGACGGACCCGTCCATCAAGGTGAAATCTATAATTGCGGAAGTCCAGTCAAGGTTCAACTATACCATCAGTTACCGAAAGGCTTGGTTGGCAAAGCAGAAGTCCGTTGCCAAAGTTTTCAGTGGTTGGGAGGAATCTTACCAAGCATTGCCATGGTGGCTCTCGGTCATGGTGCAGAAGATTCCTGGTTCAGTTGTCCAAATAGAAACACGACCACTGTACAACGAGAATGAGGAAGCACAAG GTACACTTCTAGTCGCTGTTGCACAAGATGGGAACCAGAACATTGTGCCTATCGCCTTTGCCTTGGTGGAAG ACCGGCATAAGTCAATACGAGCAGCAGTTAATCGTTCCGGTGGTGACTGGCAACCTCCAAGAGCATGGTGGATGTTTTGTATAAGACACATCGGCAGTAACTTCTTAAGGGCATTCAAAGTCCCTCACTTGCAGAAGCTTGTTGTCAACATAGGGTATTCAAGAACGGTGGAGGAGTACAATATCAACTATAAGAGGTTGGAAGAGCGAGGTGAGGCATATGCCAGGTGGTGCGATGCCATAGAACTCAGACATTGGGTATTGGCATTCGACGAGGGACATCGATGGGGCCATATGACAACGAACCTTGTCGAGTGCATTAACTCAGTGTTGAAAGGTGCCCGTAATCCACCTGTGTCGACGCTGGTCCAAGCAATATATTATAGGTTAAATGAACTCTTTACGCGGAAGAGTGCCGAGACTCCCGAACGCAAGCGTGCTGGATTTACGTACTCCGCATTTGCGCAACAGCGGATCGAAGCAAGTATGCAACAGGCTGGGAATATAGTTGTGCACCGCTTTGATAGACGAAATGAGGTGTTTGAGGTGCGCAAAATGACTACTGAAAATGTGTTAGTTGTTGATCTTGCGCGACGGACGTGTGACTGTGGGCACTTTCAGGTTGAACGAATACCATGTCACCATGTTATTGCTTGCTGTGCTAACCAGCATCTCGATTGGCAGTTGTATGTGCATAATGTATACAAGATGACGGAAGTTCGTAAGGTATATAGATTTGAGTTCACACCATTAGGAGATCCCCAGACATGGCCTGCTTATGAGGGACCCACATTGGTCGCTAATCCCGCCCTGAGGCGAACGTCTAAAAGCAGGCCCAAACTGACCCGATACTTGAATGAAATGGACTCACGTGACATGCGTGGTCCTCGGATATGCCGTTTCTGTGGTTCTCAGGGTCATAGTCGGAGTAGGTGTCCGCAGCGTGCTGGACCGAGTGGTGCTGGTTCATAG
- the LOC130957101 gene encoding chlorophyll(ide) b reductase NOL, chloroplastic-like — protein MASTTVSSSFNFPSPTLSSHRHNHPLRFSPFSVNGFSYPTVASRQNTCMSRGTFRCALKNPTSRAFSAAASLNREPMVPPYNVLITGSTKGIGYALAKEFLKAGDNVIICSRSYERVETAVKSLKVEFGEQHVWGSKCDVRNAEDVKNLVSFSQEKLGYIDIWINNSGSNAYSYKPLAEASDADLIEVVTTNTLGLMICCREAIKMMASQPRGGHIFNIDGAGSDGRPTPRFAAYGATKRSVVHLTKSLQAELQMQDVKNVMVHNLSPGMVTTDLLMSGANTKQAKFFINVLAEPAEVVAEYLVPNIRYIPTNGSMKPKYIRFLTGLKAYSQIFSRLAFGARRNRYILEE, from the exons ATGGCTTCCACTACCGTTTCCTCATCCTTCAACTTCCCATCTCCAACCCTTTCTTCACATCGCCATAATCACCCACTTCGGTTCTCTCCCTTCTCAGTTAACGGTTTCAGTTACCCAACCGTTGCTTCCCGCCAAAACACCTGCATGTCACGTGGCACCTTCCGCTGCGCTCTCAAAAATCCAACCTCTCGTGCCTTCAGTGCAGCAGCCTCGCTCAATAGAGAACCAATGGTTCCTCCTTACAACGTTTTGATAACTGGCTCAACGAAAG GAATAGGGTATGCATTGGCAAAGGAATTTCTTAAAGCTGGAGACAATGTCATAATTTGCTCAAGATCAT ATGAAAGGGTTGAGACTGCTGTGAAGAGCCTGAAAGTAGAATTTGGGGAACAGCATGTGTGG GGATCTAAATGCGATGTCAGAAATGCAGAAGATGTCAAGAATTTAGTTTCATTTTCTCAAGAAAAGCTGGGATACATTGACATATGG ATTAATAATTCTGGATCAAATGCATATAGCTATAAGCCGCTTGCTGAGGCCTCAGATGCAGATCTTAT TGAGGTGGTTACAACAAACACACTCGGTTTGATGATATGTTGCCGAGAG GCAATAAAGATGATGGCAAGCCAGCCTCGCGGAGGCCATATTTTCAATATTGATGGTGCAGGCTCAGATGGTAGACCAACTCCAAG GTTTGCTGCATATGGAGCAACCAAGAGAAGTGTGGTGCATCTGACAAAATCTTTACAA GCCGAATTGCAGATGCAAGATGTAAAAAATGTAATGGTGCATAACCTTTCC CCAGGAATGGTCACAACGGATCTTCTCATGTCTGGTGCTAATACAAAGCAG GCAAAGTTTTTCATCAATGTCTTGGCTGAACCGGCCGAAGTG GTTGCTGAATACTTGGTTCCAAACATTAGATATATACCTACCAATGGATCAATGAAGCCAAAATACATCCGGTTCCTCACTGGTTTGAAAGCGTATTCCCAAATATTTTCA AGACTAGCATTTGGGGCAAGAAGGAACAGGTATATTCTTGAAGAATGA